The proteins below come from a single Terriglobia bacterium genomic window:
- a CDS encoding protein kinase, with product MATSPVCGQTYGHYRLIERIGEGGMGVVYRAHDEVLERDVALKLLPAGVVRDESTRKRFRQEALTLARLNHPNIETLHGFESAGDADFLVMEFVAGHTLADRLVRGPMKQADILTFGMQLASALDEAHKQGVVHRDLKPANILITPSEQAKVLDFGLARLLPMSDQSTNQSESQTSALAGTLPYLSPEQLHGSQPDHRSDLYALGVVLYEMATGRQPHSHPSVGALVEAILHQEPPPVRSLNPEISPELEAIIRKAMDKDPRLRYQGAREIQVDLQRLVSGRNLEQVAVPQRPVTRVGWLAVIAISALLLAGVALPPFLSRRSAPAQLVSAPPRAKVVAVLPFEAIGGKAENQALCRGLTELLTARLAQVSKRSGVEVVPSSEVRLQGVSSAEDARKKLGVTLVVEGSWNFAANNQVTYSLVDAQTRRNLNGAVVNADLRNLAAAEREVVDKLLAMLDVEARPGEAAAVAARPDAYQYYVRGRGYLLDYADPNNLKSAVELFNTAIKTDPGFALAYAALGEAYWRQFQESKDSASIPKAMQACRNAARLNDRLAPVHVTFGLIYQGTGRYEDAVKEFGRALDLDATSDAAYRGLATSYASLGKTKEAEDAYRRAIEMRKDYWGGYSALGAFYNQAGRYDEAAAQFRRAIELAPENVRGYTNLGGVYFFQGKYQEAQQLFEKSLAIQPNYRAYVNLGALYFSAGRYSDSARMYEKALLWNDKDSRIWQNAASAYTWAPGQKDKGRTAYQRAAEMMERELKINPRDNAKKLALADCYSVLGRPARARDLLQQGLQTPPSDPETLFRAADVYLQLDDRDAAFTWLARAIQAGTPVAEIERDPTWNDLRTDPRYQRLVQPAKANMQH from the coding sequence ATGGCCACCTCCCCGGTGTGCGGCCAGACGTACGGCCACTACCGTCTCATCGAACGCATCGGTGAAGGCGGCATGGGAGTGGTTTATCGCGCGCATGACGAGGTCCTGGAGCGCGACGTTGCGCTGAAGCTGCTGCCCGCCGGCGTAGTCCGAGACGAATCCACGCGCAAGCGCTTTCGCCAGGAAGCGCTGACGCTCGCCCGCCTCAATCACCCGAACATCGAAACCCTGCACGGATTCGAAAGCGCCGGCGACGCTGATTTCCTGGTCATGGAATTCGTTGCCGGGCACACATTGGCCGACCGGCTGGTGCGCGGGCCCATGAAGCAGGCCGACATTTTGACCTTCGGCATGCAACTGGCGTCAGCGCTCGATGAGGCCCACAAGCAAGGTGTGGTGCACCGCGATTTGAAGCCGGCGAACATCCTGATTACGCCATCCGAGCAAGCCAAGGTGCTGGACTTCGGGCTGGCGCGGTTGTTGCCGATGAGCGACCAGTCCACCAACCAAAGTGAATCGCAAACCTCGGCCCTGGCCGGCACGCTGCCGTATTTGTCTCCCGAACAACTGCACGGGTCGCAGCCCGACCACCGCTCGGACTTATACGCGCTGGGAGTTGTGCTGTACGAAATGGCAACCGGACGGCAGCCGCACTCGCACCCATCGGTGGGCGCGCTGGTGGAGGCCATTCTTCACCAGGAGCCCCCGCCGGTGCGCTCGCTGAACCCGGAGATTTCCCCGGAGCTGGAAGCGATCATCCGCAAAGCGATGGACAAGGACCCGCGGCTCCGGTACCAGGGAGCGCGCGAGATCCAGGTGGACCTGCAGCGGCTGGTGTCAGGCCGCAATCTGGAGCAAGTCGCTGTGCCACAACGACCCGTGACGCGCGTGGGGTGGCTGGCAGTCATCGCCATTAGCGCCCTGTTGCTCGCCGGCGTGGCGCTGCCGCCGTTTTTGTCGCGCCGGAGTGCGCCTGCGCAACTAGTCTCCGCGCCGCCCAGGGCCAAGGTGGTGGCCGTGTTGCCGTTTGAGGCGATCGGCGGCAAGGCGGAGAACCAGGCTCTCTGCCGTGGCTTGACCGAGTTGCTGACGGCCCGGCTGGCGCAAGTCAGCAAGCGCTCCGGCGTAGAGGTGGTCCCGAGCAGCGAAGTCCGGTTGCAGGGCGTCAGCTCGGCGGAGGACGCGCGCAAGAAACTTGGCGTCACCCTGGTGGTGGAAGGCAGTTGGAATTTCGCGGCCAACAACCAGGTGACGTACAGCCTGGTGGACGCGCAGACTCGGCGCAACCTGAATGGCGCGGTGGTGAATGCCGATCTGCGGAACCTGGCGGCAGCCGAGCGTGAGGTGGTGGACAAGTTACTGGCCATGCTCGACGTGGAGGCACGGCCGGGCGAAGCGGCAGCCGTGGCGGCGCGCCCCGATGCCTATCAGTACTACGTGCGCGGGCGGGGATACTTGCTGGATTACGCCGATCCCAACAATCTGAAATCGGCGGTCGAGCTGTTCAACACCGCCATTAAGACGGATCCCGGATTTGCGCTGGCCTACGCCGCGCTTGGCGAGGCGTACTGGCGGCAGTTCCAGGAGAGCAAGGACTCGGCTTCGATTCCGAAGGCGATGCAAGCCTGCCGCAACGCCGCCCGTCTTAACGATCGGCTTGCGCCGGTGCACGTCACCTTCGGCCTGATCTACCAGGGGACAGGCCGCTACGAAGATGCCGTCAAGGAATTCGGACGCGCGCTCGACCTGGATGCGACCAGCGATGCCGCCTACCGCGGCTTGGCGACCTCCTATGCGTCGCTGGGAAAAACCAAGGAGGCCGAGGACGCTTACCGGCGCGCGATCGAGATGCGCAAGGATTACTGGGGAGGCTACAGTGCGCTCGGCGCCTTCTACAACCAGGCTGGCCGCTACGACGAGGCGGCCGCCCAGTTCCGCCGAGCCATCGAGTTGGCGCCGGAGAACGTTCGCGGGTATACCAATCTCGGCGGCGTCTACTTCTTTCAGGGCAAGTACCAGGAAGCGCAGCAGCTCTTTGAAAAGTCGCTCGCCATCCAGCCCAACTACCGTGCCTACGTGAACCTGGGCGCGCTATATTTTTCGGCCGGGCGATACAGCGATTCGGCGCGCATGTACGAGAAGGCGCTGCTATGGAACGATAAGGATTCCCGCATCTGGCAGAACGCCGCGTCAGCCTACACTTGGGCGCCCGGACAGAAGGACAAGGGCCGCACTGCCTACCAGCGCGCAGCGGAGATGATGGAGCGGGAGCTCAAGATCAACCCTCGCGACAACGCCAAGAAGCTGGCCCTGGCAGACTGTTACTCCGTGCTGGGACGCCCCGCGCGCGCCCGCGATCTGCTCCAGCAGGGGCTGCAAACGCCGCCTTCCGATCCTGAGACGCTCTTCCGCGCCGCCGATGTTTACCTCCAGCTG